Proteins found in one Paenibacillus sp. FSL R10-2782 genomic segment:
- a CDS encoding ATP-binding protein, producing the protein MKLRTKITLLSSILVMTILLFVDVTVHLLFVKIATRNEREVLQNKWTEIMSETGSKMILKNAWGPELKDELSGDTILRVFDQQSRLLYEVSRQSRFKLGDIRFNPSQSSQLTDVQGHKILVIHLPLLSPEGNQEGTLEIVEKWDALENNLDILNTILVTSTTGAMLLSLVGSTILANAILLPISSSIQTMQEIERSLKFKKIPARAHNQDELSQMTATFNRMMDRLEESFQSQQQFVSDASHELNTTLMIIEGYANMLRRWGTHDEDIHKESIESIYEETQRMRTMTQQLLTLASSQQKDPEPYEQIELVNCCQQVVAHLKPVHDRQITIFTDEKEIWLDVSLAKIKQLLVILLDNALKYSSDPIDIQLSTDEKDVYIRVKDYGIGIPEHEIKRVFERFYRVDSSRHRKTGGTGLGLPIAKAITDVHQGTIRIESVEGKGTEVTVSLPRIQQEGLSLQ; encoded by the coding sequence TTGAAGCTGCGAACCAAAATTACCCTGCTCAGCTCGATTCTGGTGATGACCATTCTCCTGTTTGTAGACGTTACCGTTCATCTGTTGTTTGTCAAAATCGCCACTCGTAATGAAAGAGAAGTGCTGCAAAATAAGTGGACTGAAATCATGTCCGAAACCGGTTCCAAGATGATTCTAAAAAATGCATGGGGACCTGAGTTGAAGGATGAGCTTTCAGGAGACACCATCCTCAGGGTTTTTGATCAGCAATCCCGCCTTCTGTATGAAGTAAGTCGTCAGTCCCGCTTCAAGCTGGGCGATATACGTTTTAATCCTTCTCAAAGCTCACAGCTAACAGATGTACAGGGTCATAAAATCTTGGTCATTCATCTTCCACTACTTTCTCCAGAGGGAAATCAAGAGGGAACGCTGGAGATCGTGGAAAAATGGGATGCGCTCGAAAACAACCTCGATATTTTAAATACGATCCTGGTCACCTCGACTACAGGAGCCATGCTGCTTAGTCTTGTAGGCAGCACGATTTTAGCGAATGCCATATTGCTACCGATTTCGAGCAGTATCCAGACGATGCAGGAAATTGAACGAAGCCTTAAATTCAAAAAAATCCCTGCTCGCGCTCACAATCAAGATGAATTGTCCCAAATGACCGCAACCTTTAATCGAATGATGGACAGATTGGAGGAGAGCTTTCAAAGCCAGCAACAATTCGTCTCAGATGCTTCGCATGAGCTGAATACGACATTAATGATCATTGAGGGTTATGCTAATATGCTGCGACGGTGGGGCACGCATGACGAGGACATTCATAAGGAATCCATTGAATCGATTTATGAAGAAACTCAGCGGATGCGCACGATGACACAGCAATTACTGACTTTGGCTTCTTCACAGCAGAAAGATCCGGAGCCGTATGAACAGATAGAGCTGGTCAATTGCTGTCAACAGGTAGTAGCACATCTGAAGCCTGTACATGATCGTCAAATCACTATTTTTACAGATGAAAAAGAAATTTGGCTTGATGTCAGCCTTGCAAAAATCAAGCAGTTATTAGTTATATTGCTTGATAATGCTTTAAAGTACAGCTCAGATCCCATCGATATCCAGTTGTCTACAGATGAAAAGGATGTGTACATCCGCGTCAAGGATTATGGAATCGGGATACCAGAGCACGAAATCAAGCGAGTCTTTGAACGATTTTATCGGGTAGATAGCTCTCGTCATCGTAAAACAGGAGGAACCGGGCTTGGGCTACCGATTGCCAAGGCTATTACAGACGTGCATCAGGGGACGATACGTATAGAAAGCGTAGAAGGAAAAGGAACGGAGGTGACCGTCTCGCTCCCTAGAATACAACAGGAAGGGCTGTCCCTACAGTAG
- a CDS encoding response regulator transcription factor — protein MEKSVLIIDDEEKISRLLQLELSHEGYAVEIAQTGKEGLEKALAHTWDIIILDVMLPELNGVEVLKQIRKVDHHTPIIMVTARNKTTDKVSGLDEGANDYITKPFEIEELLARMRASMRHQLESKATSSQAEDKLSYLRVDSLELEPKTRSVVREGKRIELTPKEFDLLHYLMEHKNQVLQRDQMIQDVWGFDFVGDTNVVDVYIRYVRKKVDHGYKKKLIKTVRGVGYCIREEDH, from the coding sequence ATGGAAAAATCAGTACTGATCATTGATGATGAAGAGAAAATATCCAGATTACTCCAATTGGAATTATCCCACGAAGGTTATGCAGTTGAAATCGCTCAGACGGGCAAAGAAGGACTGGAAAAAGCTTTGGCACACACATGGGATATCATCATTTTGGATGTGATGCTGCCTGAGCTTAACGGAGTCGAGGTGCTAAAGCAGATTCGAAAAGTGGACCATCATACACCCATAATTATGGTCACTGCACGTAACAAAACTACTGACAAGGTCTCCGGTCTGGATGAAGGTGCGAATGACTACATTACGAAACCTTTTGAAATCGAGGAGCTATTAGCGCGGATGCGGGCCAGTATGAGACATCAATTGGAATCCAAAGCTACCTCTTCTCAAGCAGAGGACAAACTGTCGTATCTTCGGGTCGATAGCTTGGAACTGGAACCCAAGACACGTTCTGTGGTGCGGGAAGGGAAGCGAATCGAACTGACACCCAAAGAATTTGATCTGCTTCATTACCTCATGGAGCACAAAAATCAAGTATTGCAGCGGGATCAAATGATTCAGGACGTGTGGGGGTTTGATTTTGTGGGGGATACGAATGTAGTCGATGTGTATATCAGATATGTTCGTAAAAAAGTGGATCATGGCTACAAAAAAAAGCTGATTAAAACTGTTCGTGGCGTAGGGTATTGCATTAGGGAGGAAGACCATTGA